In Cytobacillus oceanisediminis, the following proteins share a genomic window:
- a CDS encoding ABC transporter permease, which yields MFRFRLYWTFTKKAFLRSAVYRFDVWSRLGSNLIFLLMWGSIWTALYAGREEAGGVSFESMLTYIVVSQFLSGVNGAGTPLWEIQEKVRTGDISLELMRPFDVPLRYLFADFGSVAFYILTALLPLYTVMFIFMDLTLPSSWETWALFIVSAFIGFLIRYCIEMSFGLLSFFLVETGGIVDVFYFAMSLLSGSVIPLWFFPGWLEKMALYLPFQGIYYIPNAIFIGKISGAEILLSLGVQLFWAAASYLLLRFVWNRASQKVVVQGG from the coding sequence ATGTTCAGGTTTCGGTTATATTGGACCTTCACAAAGAAGGCCTTTCTTCGATCAGCCGTTTATCGATTTGATGTATGGTCGCGGCTTGGCTCAAATCTTATTTTTCTGCTGATGTGGGGTTCGATTTGGACTGCTTTATATGCCGGGAGGGAAGAAGCTGGCGGAGTCAGTTTTGAGTCCATGCTGACGTATATTGTGGTCAGCCAATTTTTATCTGGAGTAAATGGGGCGGGCACCCCGCTGTGGGAAATCCAGGAGAAGGTCCGGACAGGAGATATTTCCCTGGAATTAATGAGGCCATTTGATGTGCCGCTCCGCTATCTTTTTGCCGATTTTGGCAGTGTGGCCTTTTACATACTGACAGCGCTGCTCCCATTATATACAGTCATGTTCATTTTTATGGATTTGACATTGCCTTCTAGCTGGGAGACTTGGGCTTTGTTCATCGTATCCGCTTTTATTGGATTCCTGATTCGCTATTGCATTGAAATGTCTTTTGGGCTGCTTTCCTTTTTTCTCGTTGAAACGGGCGGCATTGTCGATGTCTTTTACTTTGCCATGTCCCTTCTTTCAGGATCAGTCATTCCGCTGTGGTTTTTTCCGGGCTGGCTGGAAAAGATGGCACTTTACTTGCCGTTCCAGGGAATCTATTACATACCAAATGCGATTTTTATAGGCAAAATCTCTGGTGCGGAAATCCTGCTATCCCTGGGTGTCCAATTATTTTGGGCTGCAGCCAGTTATCTGCTATTAAGGTTTGTCTGGAATCGCGCATCCCAAAAAGTAGTGGTGCAGGGGGGATAA
- a CDS encoding YjiH family protein codes for MILIDASRKKYSSTDLIKFLIPSLIGISLFMVPIKYQGDITIPIAIFSGWIQNLLADYLPEIMTFIIVITLLGTLLAKFAKPAFIEKSPFFKNLFDVPYIWAAARFIGAVFAVITLFQIGPEQIWSENTGGLLLNDLLPILFSVFLFAGLFLPLLLNFGLLEFFGALLTKIMRPVFKLPGRSSIDCVASWLGDGTIGVLLTSKQYEEGYYTKREAAIIGTTFSVVSITFSLVVISQVNLGHMFVPFYLTITAAGFICAIISPRIWPLSRKPDTYYNGQEAELDESIPEGHTPASWGLKQAVSKARTNQSLQAFFQDGAKNILDMWMGVAPIVMALGTLALIIAEYTPVFAYLGMPFIPLLELMQVPEAKAASETLVVGFADMFLPSVIGAGIESEMTRFIVASVSVTQLIYMSEVGGLLLGSKIPVTLWDLIIIFIQRTLITLPVIVLAAHILF; via the coding sequence ATGATATTGATTGATGCATCCAGAAAGAAGTATTCTTCTACAGATCTAATAAAATTTCTCATACCGTCATTAATTGGAATCAGCTTATTCATGGTTCCAATCAAATATCAAGGGGATATTACAATTCCCATAGCCATTTTTTCAGGCTGGATCCAAAACCTGCTCGCAGACTATCTTCCTGAAATTATGACCTTTATTATTGTCATTACACTATTGGGTACATTGCTGGCAAAATTCGCTAAGCCTGCTTTTATCGAAAAAAGCCCTTTTTTCAAGAACTTATTTGACGTTCCCTATATCTGGGCTGCAGCGAGATTTATAGGAGCTGTTTTTGCTGTTATTACCCTTTTTCAAATCGGTCCTGAACAGATCTGGTCTGAAAACACAGGAGGATTGCTCTTAAATGACCTTCTGCCAATTCTGTTTTCAGTCTTTTTATTTGCCGGGCTGTTCCTGCCTTTGCTATTGAACTTTGGATTGCTTGAATTCTTTGGCGCGCTTTTAACGAAAATCATGCGTCCGGTATTTAAGCTTCCTGGGCGGTCATCAATTGACTGTGTAGCTTCCTGGCTTGGTGACGGAACCATTGGTGTTCTTCTGACCAGCAAACAGTATGAAGAGGGCTATTATACGAAAAGGGAAGCGGCCATTATTGGCACAACGTTTTCCGTCGTATCCATTACCTTCAGCCTTGTTGTTATTTCACAGGTGAATCTTGGCCATATGTTTGTGCCTTTTTACCTGACCATCACAGCAGCGGGATTCATTTGCGCCATTATCAGCCCTAGAATCTGGCCCCTGTCCCGAAAGCCTGATACGTATTATAACGGCCAGGAGGCAGAGCTTGATGAGAGCATCCCTGAAGGACATACTCCAGCAAGCTGGGGACTTAAACAGGCTGTTTCTAAAGCAAGAACAAACCAGAGCCTGCAAGCCTTCTTCCAGGATGGCGCCAAAAATATTCTGGATATGTGGATGGGTGTAGCCCCCATTGTCATGGCTTTGGGAACATTGGCTCTAATTATCGCAGAGTACACTCCCGTTTTTGCCTATTTAGGAATGCCTTTCATTCCATTGCTTGAATTAATGCAGGTGCCGGAAGCAAAAGCCGCTTCTGAAACACTTGTAGTCGGATTCGCCGATATGTTCCTGCCTTCCGTTATCGGTGCAGGCATTGAAAGCGAAATGACACGGTTTATCGTAGCTTCTGTATCCGTTACCCAGCTGATTTATATGTCAGAGGTGGGCGGACTTCTGCTTGGCTCTAAAATCCCCGTAACATTATGGGATCTGATTATTATCTTTATCCAAAGAACGCTTATTACTTTACCGGTGATTGTGCTGGCTGCCCATATTCTTTTCTAA
- a CDS encoding PRK06851 family protein, with protein MAGKILKYFAGGNTARGFHNLFESNLAGLDRLFILKGGPGTGKSSLMKAIGADLSEKGYDLEYIYCSSDSQSLDGVIIPSLKAGIVDGTAPHVIEPKAPGAVEEYINLGEAWDSRALAACKEEITVLSGQISNSFAAAYDTFAEALRIHDEWEKIYIENMNFQKADELTKKLISTFYGNMKLNKTPCVKHRYLGAATPIGAVDFVPNLTEDIQKRYFIKGRPGSGKSTMLKKLAKEAESRGFDIEIYHCGFDPHSLDMIIVRELGLAIFDSTAPHEYFPNRDGDEIVDMYEITINSGTDEIYAEQLKDISTRYKNKMTEAVSYLARAKTQRDTLEKIYVNAMDFTVVDRIREKVRSELLLISEKVSIRE; from the coding sequence GTGGCTGGGAAAATATTAAAATACTTCGCCGGCGGGAATACAGCCCGGGGGTTCCACAATTTATTCGAATCAAACCTGGCAGGGCTTGATCGCTTATTCATTTTAAAAGGCGGACCGGGAACAGGCAAATCATCCCTGATGAAAGCAATCGGGGCAGATCTGTCCGAAAAAGGCTATGACCTGGAATATATTTATTGCTCGTCTGACAGTCAATCGCTCGATGGCGTCATCATTCCTTCTTTAAAAGCAGGCATTGTCGATGGAACAGCGCCGCATGTAATCGAACCGAAAGCACCTGGCGCGGTCGAGGAATATATCAATCTTGGGGAAGCATGGGATTCAAGGGCACTGGCTGCATGTAAAGAAGAAATCACGGTACTGTCGGGCCAGATCAGCAATTCCTTTGCAGCGGCTTATGACACGTTTGCTGAAGCATTGAGGATTCATGATGAATGGGAAAAAATCTATATAGAAAATATGAATTTCCAGAAGGCAGATGAACTGACGAAAAAGCTGATTTCCACCTTCTATGGAAATATGAAACTAAATAAGACACCATGTGTAAAGCATCGTTATTTAGGGGCAGCTACTCCGATCGGAGCGGTGGATTTTGTGCCGAATCTTACGGAGGATATTCAAAAAAGATACTTCATAAAAGGGCGTCCGGGTTCCGGCAAGTCAACCATGCTGAAGAAGCTGGCAAAAGAAGCGGAGAGCCGCGGATTTGATATTGAAATCTATCATTGCGGGTTTGATCCACACAGCCTGGATATGATCATCGTACGCGAACTGGGCCTCGCTATATTCGACAGCACGGCCCCGCATGAATATTTTCCGAATCGTGATGGAGATGAAATCGTCGACATGTATGAAATTACGATCAATTCAGGCACAGATGAAATTTACGCTGAACAGCTAAAAGATATCAGCACCCGTTATAAAAATAAAATGACCGAAGCCGTATCTTATCTGGCACGGGCAAAAACCCAGCGGGACACGTTGGAAAAAATCTATGTCAACGCCATGGACTTTACAGTGGTTGACCGGATCAGAGAGAAGGTACGCTCTGAGCTGCTGCTGATTTCAGAGAAAGTCTCAATAAGGGAATAG
- the ybaK gene encoding Cys-tRNA(Pro) deacylase: MAKGKTNAMRMLDAQKVDYELITYDNQDGKIDGVSVAAKIGKDPEAVYKTLVAQGHSKQIYVFIIPVEDELDLKKAAKAAGEKKVEMIPVKDIQKLTGYIRGGCSPVGMKKQYPSFIDAKAAELELMIVSGGKIGMQMELKAEDLQKAIGANLADLIK; the protein is encoded by the coding sequence ATGGCGAAGGGTAAAACAAATGCGATGCGCATGCTGGATGCTCAGAAAGTGGATTATGAACTGATTACATACGACAATCAGGACGGGAAAATAGATGGGGTTTCGGTGGCAGCGAAGATTGGCAAAGATCCTGAAGCTGTCTATAAAACCTTAGTTGCTCAAGGCCACAGCAAGCAGATCTACGTGTTCATCATTCCCGTAGAGGACGAGCTGGACTTGAAAAAGGCCGCTAAAGCTGCCGGCGAAAAGAAAGTCGAAATGATTCCGGTCAAAGATATCCAGAAGCTGACCGGCTACATCCGCGGCGGCTGCTCCCCGGTCGGAATGAAAAAGCAGTATCCCTCTTTCATCGATGCAAAGGCAGCGGAGCTTGAACTGATGATTGTCAGCGGAGGCAAAATCGGCATGCAGATGGAGCTCAAAGCGGAAGATTTGCAGAAGGCAATCGGAGCTAATCTGGCGGATTTAATAAAATAA
- a CDS encoding glycoside hydrolase family 13 protein, with translation MKKVWWKEAVGYQIYPRSFQDTNGDGIGDLQGIIQRLDYIKGLGIDVIWICPMYKSPNDDNGYDISDYQDIMEDFGSMEDFSQLMDEVHKRDMKLILDLVLNHTSDEHQWFIESRSSKENPKRDWYIWRDGKNGKEPNNWESIFGGSAWEYDEKTEQYYLHVFSTKQPDLNWENKDVREALYDTVNWWLDKGIDGFRIDAISHIKKRAGLPDMPNPKKQKYVSSFDMHMNQEGIHEFLKEFKDRTYANYDVMTVGEANGVTVDEADLWVGEEQGKMDMIFQFEHLGLWDAETNPEVDIVELKKVLTRWQKGLEADGWNALFIENHDKPRVVSTWGNDEEYWHQSATSMGAMYFLMQGTPFIYQGQEIGMTNVQFPSIDDYDDVAVKNLYRLKKEEGMSHQEIMDIIWASSRDNSRTPMQWSSRENAGFTTGQPWMKLNPNYKEINVEVQSQDRDSILSFYKKMIRMKKENEVFTYGQYDLLLEEDKQIYAYTRTSDDDKVVVITNLSTEEASFEAEFKLSNDQLLLNNYPVETHEDTDSFTLKPYEARVYRLK, from the coding sequence ATGAAGAAGGTTTGGTGGAAAGAAGCAGTAGGATATCAAATTTATCCCCGCAGTTTCCAGGACACAAACGGAGATGGAATTGGCGATCTTCAGGGAATCATTCAGCGGCTTGACTATATCAAAGGATTAGGAATAGATGTTATCTGGATTTGCCCAATGTACAAATCCCCTAATGATGATAATGGCTACGATATTTCAGATTATCAGGATATCATGGAAGATTTCGGTTCGATGGAGGATTTCAGCCAGCTGATGGATGAAGTCCATAAGCGCGATATGAAGCTGATTCTTGATCTTGTGTTGAACCATACAAGTGACGAACATCAATGGTTTATCGAATCCCGTTCATCCAAGGAGAACCCGAAGAGGGACTGGTATATTTGGAGAGACGGAAAGAATGGCAAGGAACCGAATAACTGGGAAAGCATTTTCGGCGGATCAGCATGGGAATACGATGAGAAAACGGAACAATATTACCTGCATGTTTTTTCAACCAAGCAGCCTGATTTAAACTGGGAGAATAAAGATGTCCGTGAGGCTTTATATGATACGGTGAACTGGTGGCTGGATAAGGGAATCGACGGTTTCCGGATTGATGCCATCAGCCATATCAAAAAGCGTGCCGGCCTGCCTGATATGCCGAACCCGAAGAAGCAAAAGTATGTTTCTTCCTTCGATATGCATATGAACCAGGAAGGCATTCACGAATTCTTAAAGGAATTTAAAGACCGCACATATGCGAACTATGATGTGATGACAGTGGGCGAAGCAAACGGTGTTACCGTGGATGAAGCCGATCTTTGGGTCGGTGAGGAACAGGGTAAAATGGATATGATTTTTCAATTTGAACACCTTGGCCTTTGGGATGCAGAAACCAATCCCGAGGTTGATATTGTCGAGCTGAAAAAAGTTCTAACCCGCTGGCAGAAAGGCCTGGAAGCTGATGGCTGGAACGCCTTATTTATCGAAAATCATGATAAGCCTCGTGTCGTTTCAACATGGGGAAATGATGAGGAATACTGGCACCAGAGCGCGACATCCATGGGTGCCATGTACTTCCTGATGCAGGGAACGCCATTTATTTATCAGGGACAGGAAATCGGCATGACCAATGTCCAATTCCCATCCATTGACGATTATGATGACGTAGCCGTGAAAAACCTCTACCGCCTTAAAAAAGAGGAAGGCATGTCCCATCAGGAAATCATGGATATCATCTGGGCCTCTTCCCGTGACAACAGCCGTACTCCAATGCAGTGGTCTTCCAGGGAAAACGCAGGATTCACGACGGGCCAGCCATGGATGAAGCTCAACCCGAACTATAAGGAAATCAATGTGGAAGTCCAATCCCAGGACCGGGATTCCATCCTTTCGTTCTATAAAAAAATGATTCGAATGAAAAAAGAAAATGAAGTCTTCACCTATGGTCAATACGATCTGCTTCTTGAAGAAGATAAGCAAATCTATGCTTATACCCGTACATCAGATGATGACAAGGTAGTCGTCATTACGAATCTTTCAACAGAGGAAGCATCTTTTGAAGCTGAATTTAAGCTTTCTAATGATCAGCTTTTATTGAATAACTATCCGGTTGAAACACATGAAGATACGGATTCATTTACGCTTAAGCCTTATGAAGCCCGTGTTTATCGCTTGAAATAA